ATGTAGGCATTCCCACCTTGCTGGGATTAGAGCTTCAATCCTGTAGATGAGCGTGAAGGGTGTTTCTCCCATGGGGGTCTTGATGGGCGTTCGGTAGGCCCATAGCACCCTGGGAAGCTCTTCAGCCTATCTCCCCTTCTGATCTCCCagtttctttttcagaatatttaACAATGTCTTGTTGGTGGCCTCTGCAGGTCCATTTGCTTGTGGGTGCTCCAGAGATAAGTACTTGGCTTTGATTCTGAGTTTCGCATACCACTCCCGATAATGCGAGTAATCGAACTACTTGCTGTTATCAAATATGAAGCTTTGAGAGATGCCGAACCGACAGACTACGGATTTCTAGAAGAATCTCGTGATGGCCTTGGTCGTGATCTTTGTCAGTGCCTCTGCTTCCACTGACTTTGTGAAGTAGTCAACTGCCACCACTATAAACTTCACTCCTCCTTTGCCCCTGGGAAACGAGTTGATATGGTCGAGTACCCACTGTGTGAAGGGCCAATGGGAGACAATGGACGTTAGTTCTTCCGGTGGACAATGGGGGATTGGCGCATGTTCTTGGCACTTGGAGCATTTCTTCACAAAGTCCTATGCATCCCAGATGGAATGGGGCCAATAGTATTCTGCACGGGTGACCCATGCGACTAATGCTCTTCTGCCAGAGTGATTTTCGCAGACTCCTTCATGTATTTCAGCCAGTACGTACTGGGTTTCTTTGGAGGAGATGCATCTTAGGAGGGGCTCAGAAAAACCTTTCCTATAGAGGACTCCCTCTAACAACGTGAAGTGTGCCACTATGTTTCTAATTTTTCGTGCTTCCTCCTGGTCGTTCAGGATATTTCCCTAATTGAGGTACTTTACGATATCGACAGCCCACTCCGCCTTTGATGGCTGGATCATGGACACATCGATCCCGATGGCAGGTGTGTCAACCGTTCGGGCTACGGTGTGATCTAGCAGAGGGCCTCTTCCTGGCCCGAGGTTGCCTTTGCCAAGCAGTTTGCCTTATGGTTCTCTCCCCTTGGGATTTGTTGGATATGAAAGTACTTGAAGAGGTCGCACGCCTCTCCCACCTGCTGGAGGTACTTCTTTAGTTTCTCTCCTTTAGTGGCAAACTGCCCTGTGACCTGGCTAACCACCACCTGCGAATTGGCCCTGACTTCGACCTCGATAGCTCCCAATGACCTCGCTACTATCATTCCTGCTAGTATCGCCTCGTACTCCGCCTTGTTGTTGATAGTTTTGAAACCAAGCTTGATTGCATAATTATGCTCCTCCCCAAGTGACGATGTGCACCCCTACACCCCCTAGGCCGGCAGGATGAACCGTCGACGTAAACATGTCAGGGCTTGCCTTGGGGTGCGATATGCATTTCTTCGAGAAAGTCGGAGAACTCGGCTACGAAATTTGCCAACATTTCCGTTTGGGGGTACCTAGCCTTGGCTCCTCGAAAAGCACGACTTGTGTAATAGACAGGTCATTGGTCTCCTCCCATTTTGCGGACTAGGACAGTAGACACGACGTTCGGGGTCACTGCCAGGTATATAGTCAAGTCTTCCCTTGGCTCGATGTGGCTGAGAAGTGGTGGGTGGGCAAAATACTCTTTTAGTTCCCTGAAGGCCTAACTGCACTCGTCATCCCACTCTTGTGCCTTTTTTAGGACCCTGAAAAAAGGAGGGCAGTGATTGGTCGACCTTGCGATGAAGTGGTTCAGGGCAGCCACTTTTCCTGCCAACCTCTGGATCTCGTTGATCGTTCGTGGAGGCAGTATGTCCATTATTGCATTGACCTTCTCGGGGTTGGCCTCAATTCCATGTTCTGAGACCATGAAGCCCAAGAACTTTCCCGACTTGACACCAAAGGCACACTTTTGCAGGTTGAGCTTTATCTTATATTTCCTCAGCATTGCGAAGGCTTCTCGAAGATCGGTGAGATGCTGCTCAGGCTTACTACTTTTGACCAAGAGGTTATCCCCTTAGACCTCCATGTTCCATCCGATCTACTATCTGAACATCCGATTAACCAGTTGTTGATAAGTTGCACCGGCATTCTTAAGACTGAACGACATGATTGTACCCAGAATATGCATCCATAAAACTGACTAGCGGGCCCGGCCTTTGAGTCCACTATTAGATCTATGTGCGGTAGCGAAAAGCTGTCCTTCATGCTGGCCTTGTTCAAGTCGGTGAAGTCAACACACATCCTCTATTTCTCGCTCGCCTTCTTGACCAGGACCACGTTGGAAAGCCATTCAGGATAGTGGACTTCCCTAATGAACCCTGCAGCCAGGAGCCGGTCTATCTCTTCGACAATGGCTGCATACTTCTCCGCACTGAAGCTGCGACGCTTTTGCTTGATATTTTTTGCCTTGGGGTCCACATTGAGGCACTGTTCGATGACAGCTATGTCAATTCCGGGCATTGCTTCGTGACTCCAGGAGAACACATCTTGGTGCTTGACAAGGAGCTACTTTACAGATTTGCTCAGCTCGAGGGCCATCTTGGATCCCACCCGGACAATTCATTCAGGTCTCTGCGGATCCACTAACACCAATTCCAGAGGTTCGTTGGGTTCTCCTTGCCGTAGGGCCTGCTCATCCCTTACTTCCTTGTCCAACTCTGTCAAGGAAGGAGGTGGAGGTGAGTCGGCATCCTCTTGTACTCTTTCAAGAGTTTGTACCTATTTAGCCTCAAGCCTCAATTCCTGAGCGTAGCATTCTCATGCTAGGACTTACTCGTCGCTAATCTCGCCCACCCCCGTGGGAGTTGGGAATTTCATTTTCAGGTAGAATGTGGAGCCCTCAGGTGGTTCAGGGTTGGTCACCCCAGGATTGCAATATAGGAGGAGGAGGCCTTTACCACAAGGAAATCCACCATGGACCATCTCCTCTGGTCGGGCTTCTTCGAGGCTGGTTCGCTCTGGGCCGCCCTCCAGCTCTTCGCCTTGCTCGACTTTCACTCATTTGTGGTTGCGCGTGGCCATCAAGTCGTTGGCCGCACTGCTCGTCACCCCGCTGGTCTAATAGAGCTTCCAActtttccatttttcattttccattttccattttccattttctgGGGAAGCAATCTTCCATTCGGTGACTGTCGATTTTGTGGTAGGTGTAGTACTTAGAGCAGGCCAAGCCTTGTCGCTGTTCCCCTTGCGGGCTCGGGTCTCTTTCAGCCTCCACAACCATGCTAGAGTGGGTGCACGGTCCAACCTGCCCACAAGTGGGCTGCTCCTCTATGCATTTGGTCTCGTATGTCTTCTTCTTGTTACCTTCCTAGCTCACCCCACAGCTCTGGTTGACGGTTTTCTTGTCTGCCCTTTCCAACTCAGTCTTCGAAAGAACCGTCAATGCCCGAAGAGTATATTCGAAGTCGATAAAAAAAGTTGGCTCGGTCCATGAATTCCCTCAGCAAAATTGGGGTCTTCCACGTGATCTTGGTCATGAAAAGGGTTACAGGGCTAGACACTCCAAGCAGAGCCATCAGGGTGATCTTTTCATCTTGATCATCTGTTGTCATCCGCTCCCTGTTAAACCGAGAGAGGTACAACCTCAGACTTTCGTTGTCTCGTTGTTTCACGATCAAGAGGTAGGCAGCAGGTCGCTTCCTTTTTTGGCTTGCCATGAATTGCATCAGGAAGAGTTTGGCCAACTCGGCGACGCTGTCAACGGTCTCGGGTGGTAGGGACCCTAAACCATACTCTCGATGTCCCCTTCAGAGTGAGAGGGAACGCCCAATACGCGACCTCTCTTGGGAACCCGTGCAGAGTCATATGGGCCTTGAACGTATCCAGGTGTTCTAGGAGATCCTTTGACCCGTCGTACGCATAAATCTGTGGGACTTTAAATCTTAGGGGGAGAGGGACTGCCATAACTTCAGCACTATATGGCATCTCTACACTGGTGAGCAGCTGGTCCACCGTGGATGTCGTGCCTACTCGCTTGACCATCTCAACATATTTATCCCCGAGCTCGAGGCGCATCCTGCGTCACTCTTCTTCGACTGCCGCCGCTTTAGGAGCTTGACAGGACTCAGAGTGGTGGCTCTGCTCCCCTCCCTCCAGTTCCCCGCTAGCCCTCTGCAATGAGACATTCTCCTAGTGGAGAGCCGTCACTTCCTCTATCAGTTTTCGTATCACTTTGGCTTGTTCTTTGGCTCTTGCTTCTATCGCTTCGGGTTGTTCTTCTTCACGATGTGAGGATTGGGAGCACGTTGTTGCCAGCATGCGAATGATACGCTACTATAGGAAATAATATCTCATAGACGGCGTTACTGTTGATGTGGTGTTTTGCCTAgatgattatttttctttttctcttctacactaaaactaacttaagcatcggaggtaCCACGGCCCCGAGCCTCTCATTCTCCATCCCAACAGGAACGAAGTTCGAGCTCAACTGCGTGAAGTTGCCTAGACcgcgaaacacaacatcaacataTTTTGAGTTTGGACATGGGTTTTTGCTTGGATAGATTTTTGGTTGGATACTAAATTTGTAACAAATGActccaatcatttttttttccgaCTTACTCAATACGACTCATTTTATTCGGTTAATCAggttgtttgaataatgagttgagatgagatgagttgaaatgaaagttgaaagttaaataaaatattattataatattattttttaatattaatattattttgagatttaaaaaagttgaattgtttatgatattttgtataagaatttaaaaaaattataatgataggatgagatgagttaaaacaCTTATTGTATCCAAACTGAGACTAAGTTGGTTGATCCAATATGAAACAGCCGCAACAAATGGTCTGGTCTAGTATATGAATcaatgttaaaataaataatcaagttCAACCCaacacagtttttttttttttttaattatgaaaatgactatttactcGACTCTAGATTGATCCAAAAGTAACCCAATTATTAATAAACTCATGGTTTACCCAAATTAACATGAACCCAATTATGTAACAATATCAACCATATTATATCACTCGGGATTCATATAAAATTCGCATGTCCTGATCCATTCGAGGGACAACCTACAAAATTTCCCGTTTTAATGTCATTAACTAATTCTCTATCTGACAAGTGACACAAGGTGAGAGAAATTACTACTCAGAGTCTCCGATAAAAGTTAAACAACAAGATTATTGTTACTTTCTTGACAAAACGTGAATAAAGAAATCCAACCCATATCGTGTCATCCTTatattctttaaaagaaaagacaTTCACCAACAATGCTCCTTCCGAGGGATATCCGTGTCACATCATCTCCTTCAACTTACTTGAATACAAAATCCATCTTGTTTATGTTGCCCTCTTGCTCATAGAGTCCTACTCCTGCCCCCAGCCTCATACATTTATCTGTGCTAAATGATCGTAAAGCGAAGAGAAATGCTGCTCTTCTCATCGGTATTTTAAAGGTATTATTATGTCAACCACATTATATAGAAAGTTACCTTTAACGTTCTACATTAGCCCCACACACACGAgatttcatacatacatacacatataagATTTCCATGTGTACGGATCAAGATGCAAGTACATGGAGATCCTTTATTTGGTACCAATCAAGTTTAGAAAGATGCAAAGTAGCAGAGCGGATGGTGAAATCTCATCATCTATCACAAATGGAtgctgaaaataaaaggaattacATGACCTTGTTAAGCACCTAAGCTGCCTCTGGGAGATGGACTCATAGCTGTAGCCCAAAAGAAATTGCAGggaaaagaatagaagaaatcATCGCAGGGCAACTAGGAAAACTATCATGGCAGTCAAGTCTGATTGCTTGTGCTTTACCTTGTTCAGAAAATTCCCAAACGCGCGCATTAGTACTCTTACTGCAATGTAAACTTTGTAGTTTCCCTTCAAATGTCAAAGATTGTCACTCTAATTTATAGGTGTCATTATCTATAGGTTTTCTTTCTAATTATAATACTGACATTTCAGTGTACCACCCCTTCAAACTGACCGAGTAACAGTCAACTTCAGAGCTGAATAATCAATCATGTTTTGTAGATTTCTTTTAGAAACTCTGAAGCATAAAACTAAGAATGATCTACAAAACATGATCATCCAAGGGGGcaaatgaacatttttttatgaaactcaCACTGACAAACACCAGCATGACAAGTTGTTATCTCAGACCACATGCCAAAGGATTTCTCAGTCCCGCGCACGCCTGAACATTGACTGCAAAACCAACTTCCTCCAACTCACACTATTGCCGCTACACCTATCAACATTAGCCCTTAGATTCTGAGCAGTATTCATAAACATTTCTAGCTTCTTCTGGATCTCATCTATCACAAGCGTCACTGCCTCCTCTTCACCAAGAGCGAAATCAGCTTTCTCTAGCATTGAATCAGTCTCAATTCGCAGTTTACGAGTAAGTGCCTCAATGTTACCCAAGTCCTTCTTTGTAGTAAGAGTGCCATCTCGCATTGAGCTGATTACTTCCCTTTTTCCTTCCAGTGCACTCTGACAGCTCTTAAAAACTGAGTTGCACCATTTTCCCAGATAGCCCATTGGAACAGACAATGCACCCGTCAATGCCGTTGCCCAAGCCGGAGCTTTAATGGCAGCTGCCACCACCATGAGAACTAACACAGACACaaatacaacaacaaaaatgacaTTGAACACTATTCTACATGTCCTCACATGTTCCAATTTCTGGTCTAGCTTTGTTTTCCGAAGCTGCAATTTGTCCAACACCGAGTCATGCTGCTCATAAACTGATGGAAAAGGTGGAGAAAACTCGTCAGTAAATGGGTCCTCAGCATCCTTGAATTTACTCAACTCTTGCAATGTCTTCACATACTTCACCCCATCAACCCCATCGTCCACTTCTTCCTCAAAATGCTTGACTGCAAACTGAACTATCAACTGGTTATCACGTGTGCGCTTCAGGCAGTCCTCAAGGGCAGTGCAGAAGTCCAATGCCCTGAGACTATTTTGGAAGTAATCCTTCAGGAACGAGAAAAATTCCTGATTGTTCCATATATCTTCCTTACACTTGAGGTTGAAATTGGCCATTTCCAGGTGCATTTCATATAGACATTTGACGATCTCTTTGATTGAGTCAGAAGAAACGAGCTGAGGTTCCCCGACCACGGTGGCATCACCGGACTCTAAGTCCACATCCAGTTCACGCGCCACCTCATGGGCGCTCATATCAGCCTTGAAATGGGTCTTGCTTGAGTTACTAACCATGCTTGCAGATTTTCCGGCTAATGACGAGACACACTTAAGCTTTATATGCAACTCTTTGCTATCCAAAAGCgattatttctttcttatagccgaattttttctctcactgCTATCTGATTGAACCAATTTCAAATCTAAGTATCAGTAATCCAGCTAAACAGGTCGCACCATCCGAAGAACggatacaataaaaattaacaaaattcaGCTAAATCAGGCCGATTGGGAGCTTGAGGAACAAGAAAACTGCTAAAGGCACAAACTTTGGTTAAGATTTTGAGAACTCAAAAGCTTATGCTTCACTTAGCAAAAGAAGCTagatccaaataaaaataaatgcaaaaatcCTAGAGACGTCAAATTTCCGAGTAGATCTTGCTAGCCATCTATTGGAAGGTAGTTGGGTACCTGAAATTTTGCTGAAATTAAACTCCATGTAGAGTACtcaccaaaaaaacaaaaatctccGTGTAGAGTAAATAGTCCCAAAATCCAAGCCAAACACAGTATATTATCTTCGAAAGCTAAGATCTTTGGGTAGCAGTGAATGATCTTTGATATGAAACAATTAGAGAAAGATGCCCATAAATTAAATCTATGAAttgaaacaggaaaaaaaaaccaagacaaGGACGCGTaggaagaggagaaaaaagtTTTCCATACATCAGCTATTATTTATCTcatatggataattttttttttatataatattagatgagataataataattgataaagaaaatttcttttacaaaaaattttgtaatacaTCAATTACCATTTacctttatattttaaatttgattttttttttttttacagtatgAGATATATGATAGTGAATATAattgataagaaaaattattattttgtaaagagttttacaatatatcaactattatttatcttataatttacatttgattttttttttaataaaatatgatatgtgaaataataaatagtgatgAATAAATGATACCAATCATTCCACGGACTGGAATTTTTGACGCTTGGCATCCATCTATTCCACGATGTAGCTGCCTGCAGAATCCCAGACCTAGAAAAAGGAATCCATGGTACATGGGCTTTTCCTTTACAAAACCATTGGTGGATGTCTACGGCCACAGCATGATTTTCCACGTTCATGGAGATACATTGTATTTGGCAAGGGGAAAAGCTTGTATGCCGCACATGGTTGACTGCTACAGTATACTGttctatttcttatttatttaataatttaaaaagtgattttaactatattaatatatttttttatttgtaaaatatttaaatatatttaacaaataaaaaatatattaaaaaatgtaaaaaaaaaaaatgactagtAGTATAAATGAGTAGCGGTACTCAAGCAGTAAAATAGTATCGCTCTTTAGTAAGAGTACTGTTAGGTGCCGTCAGTGTCtttagttaaattttatttatttatttatttttatatttttttaaatatatttaaatattataaaaaaaataaaaaatacagattttatttatttttataattattctcaattcattttaactaatcattataatattattaaattattatacaaaataaaataaataattcaatctttttaatttttaaaataaaaataatattaaaaaaatttattttaataatattttattttacttttatttttaatataaatttattttttcttatcttatttGTAAAAACATACGAGGTCTGATAATCACTTACTTAGGAGCACACAAGAGGATCGGAGACTTGGGCCACAATGTGTAGGAGCGAAAGCACCCTCATGAACGATGTGTACGAGGACGATTCGGCTGCAGCAGAAGATGATGCGTCTGCAAAAGTAATTGGTGCAGTACTCATTTTGCCGTTTGTGTTTCTGCTGGCGTACGTTgtagtcacttttttttttggctcaaGAACTGCCGCAGCAAACAAGAAAACGATGAAAGCTCCCGGAAAGGATGCTCGCATCCCAAGGGATAAGTTTGAAGAAGACCCAAGACAATACACTCGCTACTTGCGCAATAAGTAAATTCTGTGTCTATACATACAACCCCAAAACAGTCTGTACTGACTGTTGCCTGGGCTCCAGTTATGATTTCTTTACGCATgtagtataaaaaattatacgatctatatattatttaaaaatatgttattttacgACAGATTTGATATTGAGTGGGGTTATTGTACTGATCCACTCTTTCCGTAAGagggttatttttatttttatttttttatttttatatttttttaatatatttaaatatttttaaaaaataaaaaatatatattaatatatttaaaatcattttcttaatcactaaataaaaaaaaaaaaaaatttatcaaacagTCAAATAGAAAGATAAAGTGGTGTTTTCCTTTGATATTTGGCTTGTCCAGGTAGGTTTGGGGATACTACCCCTTGATCCTCGATTAATGCCTATAATAGTTAAGTAAATAAATTAGTTGAGACGTACGTACATGTTATATTTGATTGGTGTATATAATTATGCATTGCTATCTTTTTCGGCTATATTCAACATTTCTGTTTGATTTTTCGTTAATCCTTTTGGGACTTATTTCTTTCGTCAAAGTGGGATGATTCGTATTCCATGCAACATGCGATTCAATAGGTTTTGAACCCAATATTGGAAGGGGAAAAAATTTGCTATTGAAAGTAAAAGGGAAGCAAATGCGTGTGCGTATTTAGATTATAGACACATGCTGCATACATTAAGGTTTATACGATTTCTTGCTAGACTAATGCTAGTAACTAGTAAGTCTCAAGTTCTGcatactttatttaaaaaatattagagttaTAGTTAAAAACaaagatttatttattaatttttttaaattaaatattatttctctttttagaaTTAATGAAATGAGCGTACAatacgtaatatatatatatatatacacaataaaattataGCAATCGATGTATTCTCTCAAGGCTCGATCGAGGTGTGCTtctttgatattaaaaaaaaaaatgaggcttgctgaatttaaaacaaaaaaaaaagataaattaatgttaaatatatttaaaaaaaaaacaaagaaaaacgtAAATCTGAGAAACGAAAAAACCCTAAAGCGTCTCCTTCATCCCTCCCGTCCACACTCTCCCAAATTGAAACCCTACGACCATCATTGACTCCCCAAGGCCTGAAGCATCACCACTAAGCCATTGTCGCCACCGTTGCCACTATCGGCTACATCCCTTGTATTGGTTTACctatttctaaatttgaaacaaGGAGATCATTGTTGACTCCATCCCAAGCCCCTCACCATTGCCTCCATCCCAAGGCCTGAAACACAAGCCCCTCACCATTGAGGCACCGTCGCCTCCATCTCTCCCGTCCACCCTCTCCCTAAGACCATCTGTCATTTCAAATCTGTTCGACTGCCCAAGGCCTAATGCCCATTTCTTTCACCACTGACCTGCCGTCGCCGCTCACCTCCATCCATCCCGTCCGTCTCATCTGATTACCTTAAGACCTCCACTTCCATCTTTGGCGTCCTCTCCCAACTTTGAAATCCTAAGAGCTCTACCCCTACCCTCTATTGGACTTTCCAAAGCCTAAGGCCAACCCTCTCACCATTGAGCCTACCGTCGCCGCTAATTGTTACCATGGTGCTGATCTCCATTTACATAGTGGCCTAGGTTCTCTTACGTAAAAATTGAGGTTGTTACtctgtatatattatgtaatctcctttattttaatttttcttgcatGAGTGGTCCCTCGAATTACTCTCTATTTTCTAAGATATGTATCATGCTCAATGTGATAGCTAAATCCAGCCTAGACCAACTGAAATGCCCTTTGCTTcaaattagtttatgaaattttctgATGAAATGGCCTTAAGGATTAtaatagtttataaaattattgaatgtatatatagaagaaaaaaaaagtttagttttcaaaaattggattaaaatttaggaaaatattCAACTTGTGCCATTGACACTTTGGCATTTAGGAAATTATAGAATGTAtttaaaaaggagaaaaacagtttaattttctaaaattggaTTGAAATTTAGGAAATCTAGGTCTGATAGTATtctgtttaatatattttagataacaatttacaaaaataattgagaTTGGTAGTGGAGAGGACATCCCGATTGGTTAGCATCACATGGGCCCGGGCCTTTGCCTATTCCTGAAACTTGTCAAACTACCGTAGAGACCAATCAATACTGAAAGGGCCCAGCCCACTACCAACGCCGACTAAGTAACTACCCAATGGCGATATAAGGTAAGAacgattattattcaaattcatTAAATGATGAACTCTTATCtccaagtttgaatttgaataatagataCGTCTATTATCATTTAAACAATAGAACGGTTCAAAAACTCTATATAAGAAGAGAATCCAGATACGTAAAGGAGATTGGATTCTTGATTATTATAGAGAGTTATTTTAAGTCACTGACTTAAACATCAAAGGCGTTCTCTCGAATCCCAAGTCGCCATCCTCTTTGATTGCAAGTGACCGTGTGGCAGTGGCAATAAAACACGTCCATAACAAGTGCTTGTAACACAATATAGACAGAGTGAAGGAAAGGCCATAGTCAAGGCTGATAGTCTAAATGTCCTGATTCAATGCAAAAAACCTAAATAAAACTGCGTTTGGGTCGTTTCCTATCACATGTGGTGCCCATTGGAGGGAGAGACATGGTCCATTTTAGCACCTTATTTTTACGGGCCTCTGTCATTAatgtcaataaaatttttatgggCCTCTGTCAAGAACCAAACCATATTAATTCACATGTGACAGACTTTTGCTCAAAGTCGTGCttgaaattacta
Above is a genomic segment from Juglans microcarpa x Juglans regia isolate MS1-56 chromosome 1D, Jm3101_v1.0, whole genome shotgun sequence containing:
- the LOC121255168 gene encoding UPF0496 protein At4g34320-like isoform X2, which encodes MVSNSSKTHFKADMSAHEVARELDVDLESGDATVVGEPQLVSSDSIKEIVKCLYEMHLEMANFNLKCKEDIWNNQEFFSFLKDYFQNSLRALDFCTALEDCLKRTRDNQLIVQFAVKHFEEEVDDGVDGVKYVKTLQELSKFKDAEDPFTDEFSPPFPSVYEQHDSVLDKLQLRKTKLDQKLEHVRTCRIVFNVIFVVVFVSVLVLMVVAAAIKAPAWATALTGALSVPMGYLGKWCNSVFKSCQSALEGKREVISSMRDGTLTTKKDLGNIEALTRKLRIETDSMLEKADFALGEEEAVTLVIDEIQKKLEMFMNTAQNLRANVDRCSGNSVSWRKLVLQSMFRRARD